A region from the Cydia amplana chromosome 7, ilCydAmpl1.1, whole genome shotgun sequence genome encodes:
- the LOC134649462 gene encoding ras-related and estrogen-regulated growth inhibitor-like protein, producing MKMTVNRIRVVVLGSPRCGKSAVVVRYLTKRYIGEYSSTGDFLYQHRVAFDGAVSEVEIMDTSNCAIRGCLAEHVRWGDAFAVVYSVCERRSFVAAAELLSLLERTRLPGCAAVTLLGNKRDLEHAREVHAEEGQELSLRFGCQFYEVSAAESCAGAALAFHALLREARALALLLPSPRRKLAAYSVSKVIGTIFGKNSKSVRKKRPSLSI from the exons ATGAAGATGACTGTAAATCGCATTAGGGTGGTAGTGTTGGGGAGTCCGCGGTGCGGGAAATCGg CGGTCGTCGTGCGTTATCTAACCAAGCGGTACATAGGTGAATACAGCTCTACAGGAG ATTTTCTTTATCAGCACCGAGTCGCGTTCGACGGCGCGGTATCTGAAGTCGAGATTATGGACACTTCTAACTGTGCA ATTCGTGGCTGCCTGGCGGAGCACGTGCGATGGGGCGACGCGTTCGCCGTGGTGTATTCAGTGTGCGAGCGGCGGTCCTTCGTGGCGGCCGCCGAGCTGCTATCGCTCCTGGAGCGCACCCGGCTGCCGGGCTGCGCGGCCGTCACCCTCTTGGGGAACAAGAGAGACCTCGAACACGCTAG GGAGGTCCATGCGGAGGAGGGTCAGGAGCTGTCGCTGCGGTTCGGGTGCCAGTTCTACGAGGTGTCTGCGGCGGAGTcgtgcgcgggcgcggcgctcGCCTTCCACGCGCTGCTGCGCGAGGCGCGCGCGCTCGCGCTGCTGCTGCCCTCGCCTCGGCGCAAGCTCGCCGCCTATTCGGTTTCTAAA GTAATCGGCACAATATTCGGCAAAAATAGCAAAAGTGTGCGAAAGAAAAGGCCGTCACTCAGCATTTAA